The sequence CTCTCTTTCTTATGGCGCTGAGGGAATGGTGTGATCACAGTTGCTGGTGAAGTAGCTTTCTActtttcttccttctttttgccagaaacctcaacagtgacctcctcagctttttcctcaaACGGCGGTGCACTCTCATACTTTGTCGTCTTGGGCCCTTCTtgtgtagtcccgctcggcaAATCTACGATCCTATAATGATGTTGGGGAAACGTCATCCAcccaggaggacgcagatgaggtggaagtcgtcggcTTTCCTCATGGACTCTCCATAAGAGCTCTTCTTTTTCCATCTCACGAGATCCATGGCTGCCTTCAGAGGTGGCTTCACTCTTCAATtcaatggccatgcactgctccttcgggttcaccttggcattgtttatAAAAGtacccgactgttggagtttgttgacggcggtggctatttgacccaattgggtctcgaacatcttcatttgagtccccacagcagCGGCATTGGACTCTAacttttccatcctctcgtcgGATTTGGACATGAACTTCATTAGCAACTCCTCTATATtcggcttcttctcttcatttatCACTCCATTGGTTaccgagaagcctggtggaggttgaattGCATTGTTGAGATTCTCGTAAGCCAAATTTGGTTGTcgacgccctccatgatgaaactgtTGTCCACTATTATATCCACCTTGTTGCCTATGTTGAAAGTTTCCATAGTTTCTGTCATTGATGTAGTTGGCGTCTTCTATGCCTGTTGGGATCTCCACAGCCGGCTCAGGATTGCCCAAAGTTAACGCTGCAATTCTCGAGTTCATTTCTGCCAGTtgagtcaaaatcaatgccATGGGATCTGAGCTAGACGCAACAACAATTTTCTTCAACTGCACTCTCTCGGATAGCCATTGATAACTGGTAGtggccatgctttcaatgatcTCCATAGCCTCCGAGCTCCCTTTCTTGAGCAGGGAACCTCCAGCTGCTGTATCTATGAACATTCTCGCACACTCTCCACATGCATTGtaaaacatgaccaccagagtccccttATCAAAGtcatgggacgggcacttcgTCAACTTCTCCTAGTATCTTTCCCATGTTTCAGCCAAAGTCTCTTCATCAAATTGCTGAAATTGAAGAAtatccatcttcaacttcaatgtaaGCCCAGGAGGATGAAACTTCCGTAGGAAAAGATCTGCCATGTCCCCCCATGTTGGATTGGCCCCGAGCTGCAGAGTTTGATACCACAGCTTTGCCTTATCCCTgagtgaaaagggaaaaaggcggagtcgtataaCGTCATCAGAGACTCCGTTTATCTTGACAATACTGCAGAGCTCTAAGAATTGCGCCAAATGCGCATTGGGATCCTCCACAGCTTggcctccatactggttttgaTGCACCATCGTGATTAAACCagtcttgagctcaaaattatttgcgttgactcttggaggctcGTGAAAATGATATTGCAGAGTGAAAGCCTCATTGATTAGGGCCTGTTTCTGCTCGCCAAcatttttctgagcatccaacaACGCCTGCAGCTGTTCTCTCAACGCACAGACTTCTTCTGCAGTAGCAGCCATCGTGTTTAGTGTGGCTTTACTTTCCTTGTTATTGTTAAGGTGGAGCGTAGCTTCAATCTCTGGATCAAAATATTCAAGAGGTAGATTCCCAGATCGCGTGTTCATGCACTACCTAGAAAACTCCAAGCACTAGAATCAGAACCGCATGAAAGACAAAGaacagaatttaaataaacagaaataaaaaataaaaaatccagattagtatcaaacaattaacagatagtactgataaaaatcagtctccggcaacggcgccaaaaacttgttcgctaattttttaacacgccgcaagtgtacatgtgcaattgtgtatagcagtaacaaggtcgaatccacagagactgaattaatcaattcctatcctaaattattctactctacctggacaaacgaaattaagagttttggttctgaaaacaaattaaataaataaacactggaaagaaaataaatcaaactatGAAAATGCGGAgtaacagataagagaagatttcccaaggcaaatgTTTCAATAGATTCtgctaactaacatgttcaattcaattaataagatgattcctaaggcaatctctaagctagttcataccctcactcccgtggcatacaaaccgttgattacatgcaaggctaccatccctggatcacacttctaacatgtaactcctaaaagttcctaggattaatgccctcacaattatcaatttcctttagaattaaaataaatgtgttatatgttcttagttcaggtaataatcatcatctcccgatctcaaattaaaacctatgattatgctaaattggtgatcaagcaatcaagcaaacaattataacaagaacataaaaaggaataattctctcaattaattgaatcaaacagtcagaaatttaaatcatgtctactccctaaaccctgagaaaaaaaaggattttagccacacataggcatatgactaaaaatcaatatctcaaataaacaactaaacattcaataataaaaacCGTAGTAAAGTTGAGATTCTTCTGTTCTTGCTCCAATGATGCTCTCCGTCTCTTCAAAGATCTCAAAagatgtaaaaaaaaatgataaaaggtGATGAAAGGTCTgaagaataagttcttggggagtatttatatgtcctaggtcttgtagctctcaaaaatacccaaaatcactaaaaaatagaatttttggGTGGAAATACGGCatctcgcgcggccgcatggctggcccgcatGACGAAACAGAaccctgacagctttgcgcagtaattttgttttggctcgttctccgtcgtccgaactccgatttatgatctgTTTGCGCTCACAAACTCCTCTTGAGACAaaatacaacttgtatttcagcagATTCTTCCAAATTCCACTTCAtgatttctgaaaattcgttcaaacacaaggaAGTGACAAGTTCtggaccataaaccaatataagctcaaataaactatcaaacacacaaaatcctcgtAACTAAatatcaaatatgacacaccaacaggtaaaaatgcatgtttatcatacaaattataacattagtgcTAAAAGTACCATCCGAACCCGAACACCCAACCCGATCCGGTACGCCAAATTAAGGGTAATACCActcgaaattataaaaaaatggctaaaatttgtattttaaagatggatggccaaatattgtgtttgattGCTCAATATGCCTATCTCAAAAGTTCGctccatatatatatgcatatttatattcaattatatgcataattaaggCGGTAAGAGGCACATGACGGGTCACCTAGTGCAATGCATATTTGTATACAACGTTATGCATGTttatgttcaattatatgcacaATAAAGGTGGTGAGCAGTGCCAAAAAAATTAAcaagaatttataatttttctaaTATCTAATATTTGTATTCCTATTTTACCTCTCTTTGTATTTTGACTTGGAAGGTCACTACCATGTGTCACATTCTTAGTGCATCACATAAACACAATATGTGCTCCAGATTTGTATCtatatactccccccgtccgccaaaagtggaccacttttactatatcgggcgtccgcaaagagtgtaccactttccttttatagaaatggtcccaccatccactttaatcttttatccttacaaacactctttatttacaaaaaaaaccatcccaaattcaatctcaaccacacatttcataaagtggtgggatcCTTTCTCCattatatcaaaatcatcactaattttattaaatcccgtgcccagctaaagtggtccacttttggtggacggagggagtactacataAGGACAAGGAATTTACGTGATCCACttcctacacacacacacacacaaatatatatatatatatatatatatatatatatatatatatagggagaggttcaaataagaaccactaaataaaattagaacggagaaccattttaagccattcgatcatcaagatctacggtggatgcatcatcttggtggatgaatgcagatcctgggttcgaatcctgaagggagcaaaatttttattatttttggatgcattaaatttaatagcgaatgcattaatttatatagcagatgcattgattttagtggttcttatgttctcacgataagtgtggttctcattataaccacaccctatatatatatatatatatatatatat comes from Salvia miltiorrhiza cultivar Shanhuang (shh) chromosome 3, IMPLAD_Smil_shh, whole genome shotgun sequence and encodes:
- the LOC131018952 gene encoding uncharacterized protein LOC131018952: MFIDTAAGGSLLKKGSSEAMEIIESMATTSYQWLSERVQLKKIVVASSSDPMALILTQLAEMNSRIAALTLGNPEPAVEIPTGIEDANYINDRNYGNFQHRQQGGYNSGQQFHHGGRRQPNLAYENLNNAIQPPPGFSVTNGVINEEKKPNIEELLMKFMSKSDERMEKLESNAAAVGTQMKMIVDLPSGTTQEGPKTTKYESAPPFEEKAEERHKKERMKERLYKFLEIFKKVNINVPLVEMLLEMPHNAKFLKNIVSRKKKLGEFKTVRLNEECSAILQRKLPAKVNDPGSLTLSCIIGGQHFGRSLCDLGASINLMPLSVFKQLAIVELKPTSMRLQMDPGDQKFKGGDLDGHHGAGSSWSQHCLYQPP